ACCGAGCTACTGCCCGTCGACGAGGGGCTCAGGTTCGGCGTCGGCGTCGGGGACGTCGACGCGGACGGCGTCCTGACGGACAGCCTCCCCGCGGAACTGCTCGACGCGGCCAACGGGGTCGACCACGAGGCCGTCCTCGAAGCGCTCGACCGGACGACAGTCGCGTACACGACCGAGGAGGGAGCAACGCTGGCGGCGGGGCGGGTCGCGTTGCGGGAGGAAGGGAAATACCGAGCCGTGATCGACGAACTCGCCGCCGTCCTCGAGGCGAAGTACGACGTCGTCGAGGTTCGAGCGTCGTCGGTGATCGCGCGCCGGGAGGCGTTCGATCCCGACCGCGCCGAAGCGCTTGGCGTCGAACCCGGCCCGGCGTTCGGACGCCTCTCGGCCGGAGAGCCGGTCGAAGTCGACGGCGAACGGATCGACCCGGCCGACGTCCGGAGCGTGCGCGACCGGACGTTCCCGTTTTGAGCGCCGGTCGCCGAGACCGGGTGTCCCGGCGTGTGCCGTCCCGTGGGCGCCCGTCCGGGCGGGACTCAACGGTCACTCGAACCGCAGCGCTCGTCCTCCGGAATCAGATGAATCGACGCCTCCGGGACCAGAACCTGGACCTCTGAGCCGGTCTCGAGCGCCAGCCGTTCGAACGTCGGCGGCCGAACGTTCGCTGTGAGAGCGAGCGATCCCGACCCGATCTCGATATCGACCCGGTACTCACTTCCCTCGTTCAGCCACCGAAGAACGCTCCCCGCGAGTACGTTCGCCCTCCGGTCGCCGTCGACGGCACACGGCGCTTCGACCGCTACCCGTGACGGGTGGATACAGACCGTCACGGCAGACGCGGCGCTCTCAGACGTAGTCGTCCGGAACCGAACGCCGCCGGAGCGAACTGTCGTTCCCTCCGCCGTTCGGTCGATCACTGTCGCTTCGAAGAGATTCTCGTTCCCGGTAAAGCGGGCGACGAAGCGGCTCGTCGGCCGAGTGAGTACCCTCGACGGCGTGTCCACCTGCTCGAGGGAACCGTCTCGAACGATGGCGATTCGGTCACCGAGTGCCGTCGCCGTCCGCTGGTCGTGTGTGACATAGAGTACCGGGGTTTCGAGCGACTCGAACAGGCTGTGCAGTTCGTCCCGGAGCCGTCGTCGAATCGGCGCATCGAGGCTCGACAACGGTTCGTCGAGGAGCAACGCGTCCGGATCGGTCGCCAGCGTTCGCGCGAGGGCGACTCGTTGTCGCTCCCCACCGGAGAGCGTCGGGGGCTTTCTGTCGAGCACGTCGTTCAGTTCGAGAAGCGTCGCGAACTCGTCGACGCGGTCGCCGGTCGTGGCCGCGTACTCGATGTTTTCGCGGACGGTCATGTGTGGAAACAGCGCACCCTCCTGGAAGACCATCCCCACGCGTCGATCCTCGGGCGCCAAACCGACCAGTTCTCGCCCATCGAGTCGGATCGATCCGGAATCCGGGCCGGTGATGCCGGCGACGAGCGAGAGCAACGTCGTCTTGCCGCTGCCCGAGGGTCCCAAGACGGCGAGCACTTCCTCGTCGACCGTCAGGTCGAGGGGGCCGAAGTCGAACTGCGAGTAACCCTTGCGCAGTTGAGAGATCTCGAGTGTCATTCCCAGGGGTTCGAGGCGACAGTGTTCAGGATCAAAAGCGCCGCGGCGGCGATCACGACCAGTAGTATCGCAACCGGATAGGCGTTATCCAGGCCCAGTTCGATAAACGCGACCCAGATCTGGACTGGCATCGTTCGGGGATAGTACGCCATCATCATCGTCGCGCCGAACTCGCCGATGGCTCTCGCGAAGGCGAGCGTCACCCCGGCGATAATCCCCGGGCCGGCCAATGGGAGCGTGACGTGGCGGGCGGTCGTCGATCGGCTCTTCCCCAGCGACCGGGAGGCGTACTCGAGCCTCCGGTCGACGCTCTCGAAGGCCGCCTTTGCCGTCACGACCACGAACGGCGACGCGACGAATATCTGGGCGAGTACGACCCCGGCGAGCGACCGCGTGAGCGGGACTCCGACTGCACTCGCGGCGTCACCGAGCGCCGAACCGGGGCCGAAGACGGTGAGCAACACGATGCCGCCGACCGTCGGGGGGAGCACAAGCGGGAGGACGACGACCGCGAGGACGGCCTTCGTCACGGCCCCGTCGGTGCGGGCGAGCCAATACGCGAGCGGCAAGCCGAACAGCGCGGCGACGGCCGTGCTGATCGACGCCGACAGAAGCGACGTGGTCGCCGAGTCCACGACGCTCGGATCGCTCATCCGAGCGAGGACGTCGCCGGCCGGTACCGAGAGGAACAAAGACATCAGAGGCACCACGTAGTACAGGAGCAACACGCCCCCGAGAGCGAGCGCGACGCTGAGCCAATCGATCCCGAACGTAGCCGTTCCCGACCGGTTCGGGCGTGAGCCTGTCGCCATTCAAACTAGGACGGTGATGTC
The genomic region above belongs to Natronomonas moolapensis 8.8.11 and contains:
- a CDS encoding ABC transporter ATP-binding protein, which produces MTLEISQLRKGYSQFDFGPLDLTVDEEVLAVLGPSGSGKTTLLSLVAGITGPDSGSIRLDGRELVGLAPEDRRVGMVFQEGALFPHMTVRENIEYAATTGDRVDEFATLLELNDVLDRKPPTLSGGERQRVALARTLATDPDALLLDEPLSSLDAPIRRRLRDELHSLFESLETPVLYVTHDQRTATALGDRIAIVRDGSLEQVDTPSRVLTRPTSRFVARFTGNENLFEATVIDRTAEGTTVRSGGVRFRTTTSESAASAVTVCIHPSRVAVEAPCAVDGDRRANVLAGSVLRWLNEGSEYRVDIEIGSGSLALTANVRPPTFERLALETGSEVQVLVPEASIHLIPEDERCGSSDR
- a CDS encoding ABC transporter permease, which encodes MATGSRPNRSGTATFGIDWLSVALALGGVLLLYYVVPLMSLFLSVPAGDVLARMSDPSVVDSATTSLLSASISTAVAALFGLPLAYWLARTDGAVTKAVLAVVVLPLVLPPTVGGIVLLTVFGPGSALGDAASAVGVPLTRSLAGVVLAQIFVASPFVVVTAKAAFESVDRRLEYASRSLGKSRSTTARHVTLPLAGPGIIAGVTLAFARAIGEFGATMMMAYYPRTMPVQIWVAFIELGLDNAYPVAILLVVIAAAALLILNTVASNPWE